The following proteins come from a genomic window of Rutidosis leptorrhynchoides isolate AG116_Rl617_1_P2 chromosome 10, CSIRO_AGI_Rlap_v1, whole genome shotgun sequence:
- the LOC139873297 gene encoding chaperonin CPN60-2, mitochondrial-like, with the protein MYRLAVNLASKSRIARNNAQQVSTNLSWRRNYAAKDIKFGVNARALMLRGVEELADAVKVTMGPKGRNVVIEQSYGAPKVTKDGVTVAKSIEFKDRVKNVGASLVKQVANATNDVAGDGTTCATVLTRAIYSEGCKSVAAGMNAMDLRRGITMAVDSVVTNLKSRARMISTSEEIAQVGTISANGEREIGELIAKAMEKVGKEGVITISDGKTLYNELEVVEGMKLDRGYISPYFITNTKNQKCELDDPLILIHEKKISSLTSIVKVLELALKNQRSLLIVAEDIENEALSTLILNKLRAGIKVCAIKAPGFGDHRKSNLQDLATLTGGEVITDELGMNLEKMSSEMLGTCKKVTISKDDTVILDGAGDKKSIEERCEQLRSSMELSKSDYDREKLQERLAKLSGGVAVLKIGGASETEVSEKKDRVTDALNATKAAVEEGIVPGGGVALLYASKELDNLQTANFDQKIGVQIIQNALKAPVHTIASNAGVEGAVIVGKLLEQDNPDLGYDAAKGKYVDMVKEGIIDPLKVIRTALVDAASVSSLLTTTEAVIVESPKDEKESPAAMGGGMGDY; encoded by the exons ATGTATCGTCTCGCCGTTAatctagcttcaaaatcaag GATCGCTAGAAATAATGCTCAGCAG GTTAGCACTAATTTAAGCTGGAGACGAAATTATGCTGCGAAAGATATTAAGTTTGGAGTCAATGCTAGGGCGTTGATGCTTAGGGGTGTTGAAGAACTTGCTGATGCTGTTAAAGTCACAATGGGACCCAAG GGACGTAATGTGGTCATAGAGCAAAGTTATGGAGCTCCAAAGGTGACAAAGGATGGTGTTACTGTGGCTAAAAGTATCGAGTTTAAGGACAGAGTGAAGAATGTTGGTGCTAGTCTTGTTAAACAGGTTGCTAATGCTACCAACGATGTTGCTGGTGATG GTACCACATGTGCAACTGTTCTTACCCGTGCAATTTATTCTGAAGGCTGCAAGTCAGTTGCAGCTGGAATGAATGCCATGGATCTTAGACGAGGGATCACGATGGCTGTTGATTCAGTTGTTACAAACTTGAAAAGTAGAGCTAGGATGATAAGTACATCTGAAGAAATTGCACAG GTTGGAACAATTTCAGCAAATGGAGAAAGAGAGATTGGTGAGCTTATAGCTAAGGCAATGGAGAAAGTTGGTAAAGAGGGTGTCATCACCATATCT GATGGGAAAACACTTTACAATGAGTTGGAAGTTGTCGAGGGAATGAAGTTGGATAGAGGATATATATCACCTTACTTCATCACAAATACAAAGAACCAAAAATGT GAATTAGATGACCCTTTAATTCTAATTCATGAGAAAAAAATCTCCAGCTTAACTTCAATTGTTAAAGTTCTAGAGTTGGCCTTGAAG AATCAAAGATCATTGTTGATTGTTGCTGAAGATATTGAAAATGAGGCATTATCCACTCTCATCCTCAATAAACTTCGTGCTGGTATTAAG GTTTGTGCCATCAAAGCCCCTGGATTTGGTGATCATCGTAAGTCGAACTTGCAAGACCTTGCAACTCTCACTGGAGGAGAG GTCATTACTGATGAGCTTGGGATGAACCTTGAGAAAATGTCATCCGAGATGTTAGGGACATGCAAAAAG GTCACAATATCGAAAGATGATACGGTTATTCTTGATGGGGCTGGTGACAagaaaagcattgaagaaagatgTGAACAG TTGCGATCATCGATGGAGTTGAGCAAATCTGATTATGATAGAGAGAAGCTGCAAGAGAGATTAGCAAAGTTGTCTGGCGGTGTTGCTGTTTTAAAG ATTGGAGGAGCAAGTGAAACTGAAGTTAGTGAGAAGAAGGATAGGGTAACTGATGCTTTGAATGCTACAAAGGCTGCAGTCGAAGAAGGAATTGTACCAG GTGGTGGAGTTGCTCTTTTATACGCATCTAAGGAGTTGGATAATCTTCAGACTGCCAATTTTGATCAGAAGATTGGTGTCCAAATTATTCAAAATGCTCTTAAG GCACCGGTCCACACAATTGCGTCCAATGCTGGTGTTGAAGGTGCTGTTATCGTTGGAAAACTATTGGAGCAGGATAACCCTGACCTTGGATATGATGCCGCCAAag GTAAATATGTAGACATGGTAAAGGAAGGAATCATCGACCCCTTGAAAGTTATAAGGACGGCGTTAGTGGATGCTGCAAG TGTATCATCGTTATTGACTACAACGGAAGCTGTGATAGTTGAATCTCCAAAGGATGAGAAGGAATCACCAGCAGCAATGGGTGGAGGCATGGGTGACTACTGA